From Pseudonocardia autotrophica, one genomic window encodes:
- a CDS encoding IS256 family transposase, which translates to MALDQSALLEVLDALKVADVGDRVRTAAETIYQALIEAELTDTIGAALHERSDARTAQRNGHRTRTLSTTAGDLELRIPKLRTGSFFPSLLERRRRVDRALFAVVMEAYLHGVSTRKVDDLVKALGADSGISKSEVSRICADLDTEVGAFRDRSLAEQRFPYVFLDATYCKARVNHRVVSQAVVIATGVRADGWREVLGFAVGDSEDGAFWTAFLRSLKARGLGGVQLVISDAHTGLTQAISAVLLGAAWQRCRVHFLRNVLAQVPKGNAEMVAAAIRTIFAQPKADMVRDQLNVIAGMLGRQSAKVETMLRDAAPDLLAFADFPAAHWKKIWSTNPLERLNKEVKRRTDVVGVFPNPEALLRLAGAVLVEAHDEWQAGDRRYLGEATMALLAPPPAGDQPVAGPELITA; encoded by the coding sequence ATGGCCCTGGACCAGTCTGCCCTGCTCGAAGTCCTCGATGCACTCAAGGTCGCCGATGTCGGTGACCGTGTCCGCACTGCCGCGGAGACGATCTATCAGGCGTTGATCGAAGCCGAGCTCACCGACACGATCGGCGCTGCGCTGCACGAACGCAGCGATGCCCGCACTGCCCAGCGCAACGGGCACCGCACCCGTACCCTGTCGACCACCGCCGGCGATTTGGAGCTGCGGATCCCCAAGCTGCGCACCGGGAGCTTCTTCCCGTCGCTGCTCGAGCGCCGACGCCGGGTCGACCGGGCGTTGTTCGCGGTGGTGATGGAGGCCTACCTGCACGGCGTCTCGACCAGGAAGGTCGACGACCTGGTCAAGGCCCTCGGCGCCGACTCCGGGATCTCCAAGTCCGAGGTCTCACGGATCTGCGCCGACCTCGACACCGAAGTCGGAGCGTTCCGCGACCGCTCGCTGGCCGAGCAGCGCTTCCCCTACGTGTTCCTCGACGCCACTTACTGCAAGGCCCGGGTGAATCACCGCGTGGTCTCTCAGGCGGTGGTGATCGCCACCGGTGTCCGCGCCGATGGCTGGCGGGAAGTTCTCGGGTTCGCCGTCGGCGACTCCGAGGACGGGGCGTTCTGGACCGCGTTTTTGCGCAGCCTCAAAGCCCGCGGCCTCGGCGGGGTGCAACTGGTGATCTCCGATGCCCACACCGGGCTCACCCAGGCCATCTCGGCGGTGCTGCTCGGCGCGGCCTGGCAGCGCTGCCGGGTGCACTTCCTGCGCAACGTCCTGGCCCAGGTCCCCAAGGGCAACGCCGAGATGGTCGCCGCCGCGATCCGCACGATCTTCGCCCAGCCCAAGGCCGACATGGTCCGCGACCAGCTCAACGTGATCGCAGGGATGCTCGGCCGCCAATCAGCGAAGGTCGAGACCATGCTGCGCGACGCCGCCCCTGACCTGCTGGCCTTCGCCGATTTCCCTGCCGCGCACTGGAAGAAGATCTGGTCGACCAACCCGCTGGAACGGCTGAACAAGGAGGTCAAACGCCGCACCGACGTGGTCGGGGTGTTCCCCAACCCCGAAGCGCTGCTGCGCCTGGCCGGCGCCGTCCTGGTCGAAGCCCACGACGAATGGCAAGCCGGTGACCGCCGCTACCTCGGCGAAGCCACCATGGCACTACTCGCCCCGCCACCGGCCGGCGACCAACCAGTGGCAGGACCCGAACTCATCACGGCATGA